In Musa acuminata AAA Group cultivar baxijiao chromosome BXJ2-8, Cavendish_Baxijiao_AAA, whole genome shotgun sequence, one genomic interval encodes:
- the LOC135620023 gene encoding acidic endochitinase SE2-like, producing the protein MNEAFANRHRQSTMASRNLSSLLLVVLLVFACYAGSHAGSIAVYWGQNGNEGGLADTCNTGIYSYVMLAFLTTFGNGQTPVLNLAGHCDPPSGTCTGLSSDIRACQSQGIKVLLSLGGDSSSYSLSSSDDAASVATYLWDNYLGGSSSSRPLGDAVLDGIDFDIEHGGPDHYDELAKQLSDLGSQARTKVYLSAAPQCPYPDQSLGNALQTGLFDYVWVQFYNNPSCDYSSGVSGLSSAWGTWTSSLPSSTVFLGLPASQDAAGSGYIPPDDLTSQVLPAIKTASNYGGIMLWSRYYDLNSGYGAAVRNSV; encoded by the coding sequence ATGAACGAGGCCTTCGCCAATCGTCACAGGCAATCCACCATGGCCTCCCGTAacctctcctccctcctcctcgtcgTCCTCCTCGTCTTCGCCTGCTATGCCGGTTCCCACGCCGGCAGCATCGCCGTGTACTGGGGCCAGAACGGCAACGAGGGCGGCCTTGCCGACACCTGCAACACCGGCATCTACTCGTACGTGATGCTGGCTTTCCTCACCACCTTCGGCAACGGGCAAACCCCCGTCCTCAACCTGGCGGGCCACTGCGACCCCCCCTCCGGCACCTGCACCGGCCTCAGCTCCGACATCCGCGCCTGCCAGTCCCAGGGCATCAAGGTGCTCCTCTCCCTCGGTGGCGACTCCAGCAGCTACTCCCTTTCCTCCTCCGACGACGCCGCGAGCGTGGCGACGTATCTGTGGGACAACTACCTCGGCGGCTCGTCCAGCTCGCGCCCGCTGGGCGACGCCGTCCTCGACGGCATCGACTTCGACATCGAGCATGGCGGCCCCGACCACTACGACGAGCTGGCGAAGCAGCTCTCCGACTTGGGCAGCCAGGCGAGGACCAAGGTGTACCTCTCGGCGGCGCCGCAGTGCCCCTACCCGGACCAGTCCTTGGGGAACGCGCTGCAGACGGGGCTCTTCGACTACGTGTGGGTGCAGTTCTACAACAACCCCAGCTGCGACTACTCGTCGGGGGTCAGCGGCCTGAGCAGCGCATGGGGGACGTGGACGTCGAGCTTGCCGTCGTCGACCGTCTTCCTGGGGCTGCCGGCCTCGCAGGACGCGGCCGGGAGCGGGTACATCCCGCCCGACGACCTCACCTCCCAGGTGCTGCCGGCGATCAAGACTGCGTCCAACTACGGCGGCATCATGCTGTGGAGCAGATACTACGATCTCAACAGCGGGTACGGCGCCGCCGTGAGGAACAGTGTTTGA